In one Sulfitobacter sp. LCG007 genomic region, the following are encoded:
- the tsaB gene encoding tRNA (adenosine(37)-N6)-threonylcarbamoyltransferase complex dimerization subunit type 1 TsaB — protein MPDDAPLILSFDTSAAHCAAALLSDETVLAERREEMARGQSERLLPLCDELLRSAGRDLSALSALGVGIGPGNFTGIRIAVSAARGLALGLGIPAVGVSAFDALRLGSTGPCACAVEAPRGMVYLKVFGAQPDDFAPPEPLLVSAAELPPHDGPLIGACGQRPAHATATAIALIARARFAQLSHPGQRPAPLYLRPADAAPARDAPPRILP, from the coding sequence TTGCCTGACGACGCACCGCTGATCCTTTCGTTCGACACATCGGCCGCGCATTGCGCGGCCGCTTTGCTGTCGGATGAGACGGTACTGGCCGAGCGGCGCGAGGAGATGGCGCGCGGGCAGTCCGAACGCCTGCTGCCGCTCTGCGACGAGCTCCTGAGATCGGCGGGCCGGGACCTGTCGGCGCTCTCGGCCCTCGGGGTCGGCATCGGTCCCGGCAATTTCACGGGTATCCGCATCGCGGTCTCGGCGGCCCGCGGGCTCGCGCTGGGGCTTGGCATCCCCGCAGTCGGCGTTTCCGCCTTCGATGCCCTGCGTCTCGGCAGCACCGGCCCCTGCGCCTGCGCCGTCGAGGCGCCGCGCGGCATGGTCTATCTGAAGGTCTTCGGCGCCCAGCCCGACGATTTTGCCCCGCCCGAGCCCCTGCTGGTCAGCGCCGCCGAACTGCCGCCCCACGACGGGCCGCTGATCGGCGCGTGCGGTCAGCGGCCGGCCCATGCCACGGCCACGGCGATCGCCCTGATTGCGCGCGCGCGCTTCGCCCAGCTGTCGCATCCGGGGCAGCGGCCTGCACCGCTCTACCTGCGCCCCGCGGATGCCGCGCCGGCACGAGACGCGCCGCCGCGCATCCTGCCATGA
- the kdsA gene encoding 3-deoxy-8-phosphooctulonate synthase — protein MTDISVGRLTIGNARPLTVIAGPCQLESEDHAQMIAGKMKEACDAAGAQYVFKASYDKANRTSLTGVRGLGIDEGLKILQSVGKAMGVPVLTDVHNEAQCALAAEAADILQIPAFLSRQTDMLLAAGRTGAAINVKKGQFLAPWDMPNVVAKIESTGNKRILLTERGTSFGYNTLVADMRALPQMAQTGYPVVMDATHSVQQPGGKGGSSGGQREFAPVMARAAVAIGVAAVFIETHEDPDNAPSDGPNMIHLHDMPALIDTLMKFDALAKADPITL, from the coding sequence ATGACGGATATTTCGGTAGGTCGGCTGACCATTGGCAATGCGCGCCCGCTGACGGTGATCGCGGGGCCTTGCCAGCTTGAAAGCGAAGACCATGCCCAGATGATCGCGGGCAAGATGAAAGAGGCTTGCGACGCGGCCGGGGCGCAATATGTCTTCAAGGCAAGCTACGACAAGGCGAACCGGACGTCTCTGACCGGGGTCCGCGGTCTTGGCATCGACGAGGGGCTGAAGATCCTGCAGTCGGTGGGCAAGGCCATGGGGGTGCCAGTCCTGACCGACGTCCACAACGAGGCGCAATGCGCCCTCGCGGCGGAAGCGGCCGACATCCTGCAAATCCCGGCCTTCCTGTCACGCCAGACCGATATGCTGCTGGCGGCAGGCAGGACCGGGGCCGCGATCAACGTCAAGAAGGGCCAGTTCCTGGCGCCCTGGGACATGCCCAATGTAGTGGCAAAGATCGAGAGCACCGGGAACAAGCGCATCCTGCTGACCGAGCGTGGCACTTCCTTCGGTTACAACACCCTAGTCGCCGATATGCGCGCTCTGCCCCAGATGGCACAGACCGGCTATCCGGTCGTGATGGACGCGACGCATTCGGTCCAGCAGCCGGGCGGCAAGGGCGGCTCGTCGGGCGGTCAGCGTGAATTCGCACCGGTCATGGCCCGGGCTGCTGTGGCCATCGGCGTGGCGGCGGTCTTCATCGAAACGCATGAAGACCCCGACAACGCGCCCTCGGACGGTCCCAACATGATTCACCTGCATGACATGCCGGCGCTGATAGACACACTGATGAAGTTCGACGCTTTGGCCAAGGCCGACCCCATTACACTCTGA
- the rimO gene encoding 30S ribosomal protein S12 methylthiotransferase RimO: MSTNPPDLRPDLAPRARLSDAPRAGQPTIGMVSLGCPKALVDSERILTRLRAEGYGISPDYSGADAVIVNTCGFLDSAKAESLEAIGEALSENGRVIVTGCLGAEPEYITGAHPKVLAVTGPHQYEQVLDAVHAAVPPAPDPFVDLLPASGVSLTPRHFSYLKISEGCNHKCRFCIIPDMRGRLQSRPAHAVMREAEKLVQAGVKELLVISQDTSAYGVDIRHAEDRGHRAHITDLARDLGSLGAWVRLHYVYPYPHVRQLIPLMADGLVLPYLDIPFQHAHPEVLRRMARPAAAAKTLDEIAAWRAICPDLTLRSTFIVGYPGETEAEFQTLLDWLDEAQLDRVGCFKYENVAGARSNDLPDHVPESLKQERWERFMEKAQSISEAKLAAKVGRSMDVIVDQVDADAATCRTMADAPEIDGNLFIDEGHETLRPGEIVRVTVDEAGEYDLWGRLS; encoded by the coding sequence ATGAGCACCAACCCGCCCGACCTTCGCCCTGACCTCGCGCCCCGCGCGCGCCTGTCCGACGCACCCCGCGCCGGCCAGCCGACCATCGGCATGGTCTCGCTGGGCTGCCCGAAGGCGCTGGTCGACAGCGAACGCATCCTGACGCGCTTGCGCGCCGAGGGTTACGGGATCTCTCCAGACTATTCCGGCGCGGATGCGGTAATCGTGAATACCTGCGGGTTCCTCGATTCGGCCAAGGCCGAAAGCCTCGAGGCCATCGGCGAGGCGCTGAGCGAGAACGGCAGGGTGATCGTGACCGGCTGCCTCGGGGCGGAGCCCGAATACATCACCGGGGCGCATCCAAAGGTGCTGGCCGTGACCGGACCGCATCAGTACGAGCAGGTGCTCGACGCGGTCCATGCCGCCGTGCCGCCTGCCCCCGATCCCTTCGTGGACCTGCTGCCAGCCTCGGGCGTATCGCTCACGCCGCGCCATTTCAGCTACCTGAAGATCTCCGAGGGCTGCAACCACAAGTGCCGCTTCTGCATCATCCCCGACATGCGCGGGCGTCTGCAGTCGCGTCCCGCCCACGCGGTCATGCGAGAGGCCGAGAAGCTGGTGCAGGCCGGTGTGAAGGAACTGCTGGTGATCTCGCAGGACACCTCTGCCTATGGCGTCGATATCCGCCACGCCGAGGATCGCGGGCACCGGGCGCATATCACCGACCTCGCCCGCGATCTGGGAAGCCTCGGCGCCTGGGTGCGGCTGCATTACGTCTACCCCTACCCCCATGTGCGCCAGCTGATCCCGCTGATGGCCGACGGGCTGGTTCTGCCCTATCTCGACATCCCCTTCCAGCATGCCCATCCCGAAGTGCTGCGCCGAATGGCCCGCCCGGCTGCCGCCGCAAAGACGCTGGACGAGATCGCCGCCTGGCGCGCCATCTGCCCGGACCTGACCCTGCGCTCGACCTTCATCGTGGGCTATCCCGGCGAGACCGAGGCGGAATTCCAGACGCTGCTCGACTGGCTTGACGAGGCGCAGCTCGACCGTGTCGGGTGCTTCAAATACGAAAACGTCGCCGGTGCCCGATCGAACGACTTGCCTGACCACGTCCCTGAATCGCTGAAACAGGAGCGTTGGGAGCGCTTCATGGAAAAGGCGCAGTCCATATCCGAGGCAAAGCTAGCCGCGAAGGTGGGGCGCAGCATGGACGTCATCGTGGATCAGGTCGATGCGGATGCCGCGACGTGCCGGACCATGGCAGACGCGCCCGAGATCGACGGCAACCTCTTCATCGACGAAGGTCACGAAACGCTTAGGCCGGGCGAAATCGTCCGGGTCACCGTAGACGAGGCCGGTGAATACGACCTGTGGGGCCGCCTTTCCTGA
- a CDS encoding NifU family protein has protein sequence MFIQTESTPNPATLKFLPGQTVLEMGTADFPSASTASASPLATRLFAVEGVSGVFFGTDFVTVTKAEGVEWDHVKPALLGAIMEHFQSGQPTMADDSAPASGHAEHTGEDGAIVGQIKELLDSRVRPAVAQDGGDITFHGFDRGVVYLHMQGACAGCPSSTLTLKMGIENLLRHYIPEVTEVRPVA, from the coding sequence ATGTTCATCCAAACCGAATCCACACCCAATCCGGCGACGCTGAAATTTCTGCCGGGCCAGACCGTGCTCGAAATGGGGACAGCGGACTTTCCCTCTGCCTCAACCGCCTCGGCTTCGCCTCTCGCCACGCGGCTCTTCGCGGTCGAAGGCGTGTCGGGCGTGTTCTTCGGGACCGATTTCGTCACCGTCACGAAGGCCGAAGGGGTGGAATGGGACCACGTCAAGCCGGCGCTGCTGGGTGCGATCATGGAACACTTCCAGTCCGGCCAGCCCACGATGGCCGATGACAGCGCCCCTGCCTCCGGACATGCCGAGCATACGGGCGAGGACGGCGCGATCGTCGGGCAGATCAAGGAGCTTCTGGACAGCCGCGTGCGTCCGGCCGTCGCGCAGGACGGCGGAGACATCACATTCCACGGCTTCGACCGCGGCGTGGTCTACCTGCACATGCAGGGCGCCTGCGCGGGCTGCCCCTCTTCGACGCTGACGCTGAAGATGGGAATCGAGAACCTGCTCCGTCACTACATTCCCGAGGTGACCGAGGTGAGACCGGTTGCCTGA
- a CDS encoding BMP family protein: MTLMKKILGASAALALSAGAALAEPALIFDLGGKFDKSFNEAAFAGATRWAEETGGSFREIELQNEAQREQALRRFAEAGANPIVMTGFAFGDALGQVAADYPDTDFVIIDMVVEAPNVRSVVFNEHEGSYLVGMLAARASKSGTVGFIGGMDIPLIRKFACGYAQGVKAVNPDATIIANMTGTTPAAWNDPVKGSELTKAQVSQGADVIYAAAGGTGVGILQTAADEDILSIGVDSNQNYLHPGKVLTSMMKRVDNAVYEAMSDGPGMEKGINVMGLSNGGVGYAMDDNNKDLVSAEMVEEANAAAQKIASGELEVHDYMADDSCPALSF; the protein is encoded by the coding sequence ATGACCCTGATGAAGAAAATTCTCGGCGCCAGCGCCGCCCTGGCCCTGTCCGCGGGAGCCGCGCTTGCCGAGCCCGCGCTCATATTCGACCTCGGCGGCAAGTTCGACAAGTCGTTCAACGAAGCCGCCTTCGCCGGCGCGACCCGCTGGGCAGAGGAAACCGGCGGCTCCTTCCGCGAGATCGAGCTCCAGAACGAAGCCCAGCGTGAGCAGGCCCTTCGTCGCTTCGCCGAGGCCGGCGCCAACCCGATCGTCATGACGGGTTTCGCCTTCGGAGACGCACTCGGCCAGGTGGCCGCCGACTATCCCGACACCGACTTCGTCATCATCGACATGGTCGTCGAAGCGCCGAACGTGCGCTCGGTCGTCTTCAACGAGCATGAAGGGTCCTATCTCGTCGGCATGCTGGCCGCACGGGCCTCGAAATCCGGGACCGTGGGCTTCATCGGCGGCATGGACATTCCGCTCATCCGCAAGTTCGCCTGCGGCTACGCCCAGGGCGTCAAGGCGGTGAACCCCGATGCGACCATCATCGCCAACATGACCGGCACGACCCCCGCGGCCTGGAACGACCCGGTCAAGGGGTCCGAACTGACCAAGGCGCAGGTAAGCCAGGGCGCGGACGTGATCTATGCCGCTGCCGGCGGCACGGGTGTCGGCATCCTCCAGACCGCAGCGGACGAGGACATCCTCTCGATCGGCGTGGACAGCAACCAGAACTACCTGCATCCCGGCAAGGTCCTGACCTCGATGATGAAGCGCGTCGACAATGCCGTCTATGAAGCGATGTCCGACGGCCCGGGCATGGAGAAGGGCATCAACGTGATGGGCCTGTCCAACGGCGGCGTGGGCTACGCGATGGACGACAACAACAAGGATCTGGTCAGCGCCGAAATGGTCGAAGAGGCGAATGCCGCCGCGCAGAAGATCGCTTCGGGCGAGCTCGAGGTGCATGACTACATGGCCGACGACAGCTGCCCGGCCCTGAGCTTCTGA
- a CDS encoding branched-chain amino acid aminotransferase, with the protein MAQSSRIMTWFEGRWHDGNVPIMRAADQGAWLGSTVFDGARMFSGLVPDLETHCNRANRSAEAMTMTPSMAVPDMVEIAREGLRRFGREEAVYIRPMYWAVDGDITAIVPEPDSTRFALCLEAIPMADAGASVTITTTRFRRPVLESSVVNAKAGCLYPNNARMLREARAKGFGNALVADAMGNVAESATSNVFMVRDGEVFTPIPNGTFLAGITRARHISNMRADGITVHESVLSFRDFHEADEVFLSGNMSKVTPVTALDDTHFQIGPVTRRVRELYWDWAASQPL; encoded by the coding sequence ATGGCGCAATCATCAAGGATCATGACCTGGTTCGAGGGTCGCTGGCACGACGGAAACGTGCCGATCATGCGGGCGGCCGACCAGGGCGCCTGGCTTGGATCGACGGTCTTTGACGGGGCGCGGATGTTCTCGGGGCTGGTGCCTGACCTCGAGACCCATTGCAATCGCGCCAACCGCTCGGCCGAGGCGATGACCATGACGCCCTCCATGGCCGTCCCGGACATGGTCGAGATCGCACGCGAGGGCCTCAGGCGCTTCGGGCGGGAAGAGGCCGTCTACATCCGCCCGATGTACTGGGCCGTGGACGGAGACATCACCGCCATCGTTCCGGAACCAGACAGCACCCGCTTCGCGCTGTGCCTCGAAGCTATCCCGATGGCGGACGCCGGCGCCTCGGTGACGATCACCACGACGCGCTTTCGCAGGCCGGTTCTGGAAAGCAGCGTCGTGAACGCCAAGGCGGGCTGCCTTTATCCCAACAACGCGCGGATGCTGAGAGAGGCGCGGGCCAAGGGCTTCGGCAACGCGCTGGTGGCGGACGCCATGGGCAATGTCGCTGAATCCGCCACATCCAACGTGTTCATGGTCCGGGACGGTGAGGTGTTCACGCCTATCCCGAACGGCACCTTCCTAGCCGGGATCACCCGGGCACGCCACATCTCGAACATGCGCGCCGACGGCATCACGGTGCACGAGAGCGTGCTTTCGTTCCGGGATTTCCATGAAGCAGACGAGGTCTTCCTGTCCGGCAACATGTCGAAGGTCACCCCGGTGACGGCATTGGACGACACGCATTTCCAGATCGGTCCGGTGACAAGACGGGTGCGTGAACTCTACTGGGACTGGGCGGCGTCGCAGCCGCTCTGA
- a CDS encoding universal stress protein: MRKFLVVLDDSRECLNAMRFAAMRAAKTGGGVEILSVIPPDEFNHWIGVGEVMREEARERIEVHFEVFAKWMRDRQGIQPQLVIREGEPVEEIMAQIKDNPEIGVLVLGAGSDKKGPGPLVTQLSRNSGALSVPITIVPGDLSKERLEAIT, from the coding sequence ATGCGCAAGTTTCTCGTCGTTCTGGACGACAGCCGCGAATGCCTCAACGCAATGCGTTTCGCGGCCATGCGAGCCGCGAAGACCGGCGGCGGAGTCGAGATCCTGTCCGTCATTCCGCCCGACGAGTTCAACCACTGGATCGGCGTCGGCGAGGTGATGCGCGAAGAGGCGCGCGAGCGCATCGAGGTCCATTTCGAGGTCTTTGCGAAGTGGATGCGCGACCGGCAGGGTATCCAGCCGCAGCTGGTCATCCGGGAAGGCGAGCCCGTGGAAGAGATCATGGCCCAGATCAAGGACAATCCCGAGATCGGCGTTCTCGTGCTTGGCGCCGGAAGCGACAAGAAGGGCCCGGGACCCCTGGTCACTCAGCTTTCGCGCAACTCCGGCGCACTTTCGGTTCCGATCACGATCGTGCCCGGCGATCTCAGCAAGGAACGTCTCGAAGCGATCACCTGA
- a CDS encoding GNAT family N-acetyltransferase: MTPAEMARLHRAAFRADRAWSREEFAQLIEAYGVRSFAVPQGFALTRQIVDEVELLTLAVHPAAQGTGLGRRLMQTWIAHAAGCGAVTAFLEVAADNPRALHLYESLGFRVTGRRPHYYGRSPEPAVDALVMSLALSPLPDP, translated from the coding sequence ATGACACCGGCCGAGATGGCCCGCCTGCACCGGGCCGCCTTTCGGGCCGACCGCGCCTGGTCGCGTGAGGAATTCGCCCAGCTCATCGAGGCCTACGGAGTCCGGAGCTTCGCCGTTCCGCAGGGTTTCGCCCTGACGCGGCAGATCGTCGACGAGGTCGAACTCCTGACCCTTGCCGTTCATCCCGCAGCGCAGGGAACCGGTCTTGGCCGGCGGCTGATGCAGACCTGGATCGCACATGCTGCCGGCTGCGGCGCCGTCACCGCATTCCTCGAGGTCGCGGCGGATAACCCGCGTGCCCTGCACCTCTACGAATCGCTGGGTTTCCGTGTCACCGGACGCCGTCCACACTATTACGGACGCAGCCCGGAGCCTGCCGTGGATGCACTTGTGATGTCGCTTGCCCTGAGCCCGTTGCCGGACCCTTAG
- a CDS encoding M48 family metallopeptidase: MIFKALAALVIVGLLSACSAAPGPVILTKPQPGQDGLERDGTKPLSASQAARNFVQVVRTVESVAESECRSRTFGVNCDFIIVVDDRRGQSANAYQTLDRSGRPVLAFTLGLIADARNPDEMAFVMSHEASHHILGHIARQQQNAIAGAVIAGSVAVLLGGAQADIETAKRSGAELGARTYSKDFELEADALGTVITARAGYDPIRGSEFFRRIPDPGDRFLGTHPPNAQRLEIVRRTAAGL, from the coding sequence ATGATATTCAAAGCGCTGGCCGCACTCGTGATCGTCGGGCTGCTGTCTGCCTGCTCGGCGGCGCCCGGACCGGTGATTCTGACCAAGCCGCAGCCCGGACAGGATGGGCTCGAGCGGGACGGAACGAAGCCGCTCTCTGCCAGCCAGGCGGCCCGAAACTTCGTTCAGGTCGTGAGAACGGTAGAATCGGTCGCGGAAAGCGAATGTCGTTCCCGCACGTTTGGCGTAAACTGCGACTTCATCATCGTGGTCGACGATCGGCGCGGGCAGTCTGCCAATGCATACCAGACGCTGGACCGTTCGGGGCGGCCCGTGCTTGCCTTCACGCTCGGCCTGATCGCGGATGCCCGCAATCCCGACGAGATGGCTTTCGTGATGAGCCACGAGGCATCGCACCACATTCTGGGCCATATCGCGCGCCAGCAACAGAACGCCATCGCCGGCGCGGTGATCGCAGGTAGCGTCGCCGTCCTGCTGGGGGGAGCGCAGGCCGATATCGAAACGGCGAAGCGCAGCGGTGCCGAACTCGGCGCGCGGACCTATTCCAAGGACTTCGAACTGGAGGCGGACGCGCTGGGAACCGTGATCACCGCGCGGGCCGGATACGATCCGATCCGAGGGTCGGAGTTCTTCCGGCGCATTCCCGACCCGGGCGACAGGTTCCTCGGGACGCATCCGCCCAACGCGCAGCGGCTCGAGATCGTCCGCCGCACCGCTGCCGGCTTGTGA
- a CDS encoding capsule biosynthesis protein has translation MTTKPKAKRFRIRRTIPAPPESAPSGADSGHEPLRLRPATADASATAVLERRARMQAVGADTSSPTEDPQKPEPAPARPVSGGTRPELDLEKIRQEGLTGRQLRMARRVAQKHGLAAASDFEAVKVLRQNGIDPFQRSNMLELVVPRKDQARATPLEPAEGGWANPSINLPQTVPTGDRYLPSTDTSPVERRNREISEIQRDITRRRRRKMALLFVRLAFFVFLPTIAAGWYYFTIATPMYETHSEFVILQADGQAGAGMGGMLTGSQFATNQDSIVVQSYLESKDAMLRLDRDAGFKAHFSQESIDPIQRLEASPTNEAAYKIYKKNIKVGYDPTEGVLRMDVIAADPQVSAKFSEALISYAEERVNDISQQKRGDQMADAEASFAQAEAERRAAQQALVQLQIEGATLDPEAVIASLRTQITNIEMQLQEKELELAALLDNARPNQSRVDGARADIGRFNRLLEQLNARMTDASQGENSLAQLSVRLQMAQADLATRDMMLQSALQQVEQTRMEANRQVRYLTTSVRPVAPEEATYPRKFENTVLAFFIFAGIYLMISLTASILREQVTS, from the coding sequence ATGACTACCAAACCCAAGGCTAAACGGTTCCGCATCCGGCGTACGATACCGGCGCCCCCGGAAAGCGCCCCCAGCGGTGCCGACAGCGGTCACGAGCCCTTGCGCCTGCGTCCGGCCACCGCCGATGCCAGCGCCACCGCGGTCCTCGAGCGCCGCGCCCGGATGCAAGCCGTGGGAGCCGACACGTCCAGCCCGACCGAGGACCCGCAAAAGCCGGAACCCGCGCCGGCCCGGCCCGTCTCGGGCGGCACGCGTCCCGAGCTCGACCTCGAGAAGATCCGCCAGGAGGGTCTGACCGGCCGCCAGTTGCGCATGGCGCGTCGCGTGGCCCAGAAGCACGGGCTGGCGGCCGCATCGGATTTCGAGGCTGTGAAAGTGCTCCGGCAAAATGGTATCGACCCGTTCCAGCGGTCTAACATGCTCGAACTCGTCGTGCCGCGGAAGGACCAGGCCAGAGCCACCCCTCTCGAGCCTGCCGAAGGCGGATGGGCGAACCCCTCGATCAACCTGCCCCAGACAGTACCGACCGGCGACCGCTATCTGCCGTCCACCGATACGAGCCCGGTCGAACGGCGCAATCGCGAGATCTCCGAAATCCAGCGCGACATCACGCGGCGGCGTCGTCGGAAGATGGCCCTGCTGTTTGTCCGCCTCGCATTCTTCGTCTTCCTGCCGACGATCGCCGCGGGCTGGTACTACTTCACGATTGCCACGCCGATGTACGAAACCCATTCCGAATTCGTGATCCTGCAAGCCGACGGACAGGCCGGTGCGGGGATGGGCGGGATGCTCACCGGCTCGCAATTCGCCACCAACCAGGACAGCATCGTGGTGCAGTCCTATCTCGAATCCAAGGACGCCATGTTGCGGCTCGACCGGGATGCGGGCTTCAAGGCGCATTTTTCGCAGGAAAGCATCGACCCGATCCAGCGTCTCGAGGCCAGCCCCACGAACGAGGCCGCCTACAAGATCTACAAGAAGAACATCAAGGTGGGCTACGACCCGACGGAAGGCGTGCTGCGGATGGACGTGATCGCCGCCGATCCGCAGGTCTCGGCGAAGTTTTCCGAGGCGCTGATCTCTTATGCCGAGGAGCGCGTCAACGACATCAGCCAGCAGAAGCGCGGCGACCAGATGGCCGACGCCGAGGCAAGCTTTGCCCAGGCCGAGGCCGAGCGCCGGGCAGCGCAGCAGGCGCTCGTGCAGCTCCAGATCGAGGGCGCGACGCTTGACCCCGAAGCCGTGATCGCAAGCCTTCGCACGCAGATCACCAATATCGAGATGCAATTGCAGGAGAAGGAACTGGAACTCGCGGCCCTTCTCGACAACGCGCGGCCGAACCAGTCGCGCGTGGACGGCGCACGGGCGGATATCGGGCGGTTCAACCGGCTGCTTGAACAGCTCAACGCCAGGATGACCGACGCGAGCCAGGGCGAAAACTCGCTGGCGCAGCTTTCAGTCCGGCTCCAGATGGCGCAGGCCGATCTCGCCACGCGCGACATGATGCTGCAATCGGCCCTCCAGCAGGTCGAGCAGACCCGAATGGAGGCGAACCGGCAGGTTCGCTACCTGACCACCAGCGTGCGCCCGGTGGCCCCAGAGGAAGCGACCTACCCGCGCAAGTTCGAGAACACCGTGCTCGCCTTTTTCATATTCGCCGGAATCTATCTTATGATATCGCTGACCGCCTCCATATTGAGGGAACAGGTAACGTCATGA
- a CDS encoding phosphomannomutase/phosphoglucomutase, translating into MKKPAATVIPNTWEFLRDPMIAPTGFREYDARWKYPDDINLPGMTALGLGLGTQMQRRGIEPVIAVANDYRDYSLSIKNALIIGLIQAGIRVRDIGPALSPMAYFAQFHLDAPAVAMVTASHNPNGWTGVKMGFERPLTHGPDEMAELRDIVLEGKGEARLGGAYEFVDGVREAYLDDLVGDFRMSRPLKVVCATGNGTASAFAPELFRRIGVEVVESHNRLDYTFPNYNPNPEAMEMLHDMADTVKRSGADFALGFDGDGDRCGVVDDEGEEIFADKVGVIMARDLAKLHPGATFVADVKSTGLFASDPELKKHGIKADYWKTGHSHMKRRVKELGALAGFEKSGHYFLAEPIGRGYDCGMRVAVEICKLMDRNPDKSMSDLRRALPRTWSTPTMSPYAADTEKYAILDRVVDLLAQRADEGGTLGGRAIKGLVTVNGARVILDNGGWGLVRASSNTPNLVVVCESPESEEELRAIFSDLDAVIRTEPGVGDYDQTF; encoded by the coding sequence ATGAAGAAACCGGCCGCCACCGTGATCCCGAATACGTGGGAGTTCCTGCGCGATCCGATGATCGCCCCGACCGGATTCCGGGAATACGATGCGCGCTGGAAATATCCCGACGACATCAACCTGCCCGGCATGACGGCGCTTGGCCTTGGGCTTGGCACCCAGATGCAGCGGCGCGGGATCGAACCCGTGATCGCGGTCGCGAATGACTACCGGGATTATTCTCTGTCGATCAAGAACGCGCTCATCATCGGGCTGATACAGGCCGGGATCCGCGTGCGCGACATCGGCCCGGCCCTGTCGCCGATGGCCTATTTCGCCCAGTTCCATCTGGACGCGCCCGCCGTGGCCATGGTGACGGCCAGTCACAACCCGAACGGCTGGACCGGCGTGAAGATGGGCTTCGAGCGGCCGCTGACCCATGGCCCGGACGAGATGGCCGAGCTGCGCGACATCGTCCTTGAGGGCAAGGGAGAGGCGCGCTTGGGAGGCGCCTATGAATTCGTGGACGGCGTGCGGGAAGCCTATCTTGACGATCTCGTGGGCGATTTCCGCATGTCGCGTCCGCTCAAGGTCGTCTGCGCCACGGGCAACGGCACCGCCTCGGCCTTCGCGCCCGAGCTTTTCCGGCGCATCGGTGTCGAGGTGGTCGAAAGCCACAACAGGCTCGACTACACCTTTCCGAACTACAATCCGAACCCCGAGGCCATGGAGATGCTCCACGACATGGCCGACACGGTGAAACGCTCGGGCGCCGACTTCGCGCTTGGCTTTGACGGCGACGGCGACCGCTGCGGCGTGGTGGACGACGAGGGCGAAGAGATCTTCGCCGACAAGGTGGGCGTGATCATGGCCCGCGATCTGGCGAAACTTCATCCGGGCGCGACCTTCGTGGCGGATGTGAAGTCCACCGGGCTATTCGCCTCGGACCCGGAACTGAAGAAACACGGGATCAAGGCCGATTACTGGAAGACCGGCCATAGCCACATGAAACGCCGGGTCAAAGAGTTGGGCGCGCTCGCCGGGTTCGAGAAGTCGGGCCACTACTTCCTCGCCGAACCGATCGGGCGCGGCTACGACTGCGGGATGCGGGTCGCGGTCGAGATCTGCAAGCTGATGGACCGCAATCCCGACAAGTCGATGTCGGACCTGCGCCGTGCCCTGCCCCGGACCTGGTCGACGCCCACAATGTCGCCCTATGCCGCCGATACCGAAAAATACGCCATTCTCGACCGTGTGGTTGACCTGCTCGCACAGCGCGCGGACGAAGGCGGCACGCTGGGCGGACGGGCGATCAAGGGGCTCGTCACCGTGAACGGCGCCCGGGTCATCCTCGACAACGGGGGCTGGGGTCTGGTGCGGGCCTCGTCGAACACGCCCAACCTCGTGGTGGTCTGCGAAAGCCCTGAGAGCGAGGAGGAGCTGCGCGCGATCTTTTCCGATCTCGACGCGGTGATCCGGACCGAGCCGGGCGTGGGCGATTACGACCAGACCTTCTGA